A genomic window from Salvelinus namaycush isolate Seneca chromosome 21, SaNama_1.0, whole genome shotgun sequence includes:
- the LOC120066128 gene encoding GRAM domain-containing protein 4-like isoform X2, translating to MLKRLDKIRFRGQRTDVFLDLGDSPNTSDTECSEEILMKPRPSLEMKDTEEVQDPAGPGTLTMPAAAIQDYQRTETDRLNDLKGHLEIALLEKHFLQEELRKLREETNIDTLKQELEKERSKRLDLEQKLNLEVIKMGPEDSPSQRPRETPPPPTANGTDKQKETMYSWLQAWLYNRFGAYIGDFRFQPEENTVEPEEPLSAKRLTENMRRLKRGAKPVINFKRNLFALSSWQSVYTSAFAFIIYMNAAWHGWAIPMFIFLAILRLSLNYLISRGWRIQWSIVPGVSQPVEPPKEDLTVSEKFQLVLDVAQKAQNLFGKMADVLEKIKNLFMWVHPEFTRKLYVGLWVALICSCLIPYKLMGFMIGLYAGIKFFIIDFMFRSCPKLRDKYDTPHIIWTNLPTDPQLKERGGAALSRRIHPMVAHGSLGTALPCGISLEEQTGRAYNTKKGAFHEVFNLSGDERPLAVCENGWRCCLINRDRKSPTDYIRNGVLFVTENYLCFEGSSCRSNSSRKNKVIKLIDITDIQKYKVLSVLPGSGMGISIATPSTQKPLVFGAMIHRDEAFDAIFTQYTKKVTMTTATNPET from the exons ATGCTTAAGCGGTTGGACAAAATCCGGTTCCGAGGTCAGCGGACAGATGTGTTTCTGGATCTGGGCGACTCGCCCAACACTTCTGACACTGAATGTAGCGAAGAGATTCTGATGAAGCCTCGGCCCTCACTTGAAATGAAAGACACTGAAGAAGTGCAAGACCCT GCTGGTCCAGGGACACTTACTATGCCTGCTGCAGCCATCCAGGACTACCAGAGGACTGAGACAGATCGACTCAACGACTTGAAAGGCCACCTGGAAATTGCCTTACTGGAAAAGCATTTTCTAC AGGAAGAGTTGAGGAAACTTCGAGAAGAAACCAACATAGACACTCTGAAACAGGAGTTGGAGAAAGAGAGATCGAAGAGGCTGGACTTGGAACAGAAACTGAACTTGGAAGTTATCAAAATGGG ACCGGAAGATTCCCCATCACAGCGACCCAGAGAAACACCTCCACCTCCCACTGCCAACGGTACAG ACAAGCAGAAGGAGACCATGTACTCATGGCTGCAGGCGTGGCTATACAACCGGTTTGGAGCGTACATCGGGGACTTCCGTTTCCAGCCGGAGGAGAACACAGTGGAGCCAGAGGAGCCGCTAAGCGCTAAGAG ATTGACTGAAAACATGAGAAGACTCA AGCGAGGTGCCAAACCTGTCATAAACTTTAAGAGGAACCTTTTTGCCTTATCCAGCTGGCAATCAGTGTATACGTCAGCCTTCGCCTTCATt ATCTATATGAATGCAGCGTGGCACGGTTGGGCCATCCCCATGTTTATCTTCCTAGCCATTCTAAGGTTGTCCTTGAATTACCTAATTTCCAG AGGTTGGAGGATCCAGTGGAGTATTGTGCCCGGGGTCTCTCAACCTGTG GAACCACCAAAGGAGGATCTGACTGTTTCAGAGAAGTTCCAGTTAGTTCTTGATGTAGCTCAAAAAGCACAG AATCTTTTTGGAAAGATGGCAGATGTCTTGGAGAAAATAAagaa CCTGTTCATGTGGGTGCATCCTGAGTTTACTCGGAAGCTTTACGTTGGTCTATGGGTGGCCTTGATCTGCTCCTGTCTCATCCCCTACAAGCTCATGGGCTTTATGATTG GGCTGTATGCGGGGATCAAGTTCTTCATCATCGACTTCATGTTTAGGAGCTGTCCCAAGCTAAGGGACAAGTATGACACGCCCCACATCATCTGGACCAACCTGCCCACTGACCCCCAGCTGAAGGAGCGCGGGGGCGCGGCATTGTCCAGACGG ATCCATCCGATGGTAGCTCATGGCAGTCTAGGAACAGCCTTACCATGTGGTATCAGTCTAGAGGAACAGACTGGCAGGGCCTACAATACTAAGAAGGGGGCTTTCCACGAGGTCTTCAATCTTTCCGGGGATGAGCGCCCCCTAGCAG TGTGTGAGAATGGCTGGCGATGCTGCTTGATCAACAGGGACAGGAAGAGTCCCACAGACTACATCCGTAATGGTGTGCTCTTTGTCACTGAAAA TTACCTTTGCTTTGAAGGCTCAAGCTGCAGGTCAAATTCCTCTAGAAAGAACAAAGTCATCAAACTGATTGACATCACTGATATTCAGAAG TACAAAGTCTTGTCTGTATTACCTGGATCTGGAATGGGAATCTCCATAGCAACACCGTCCACCCAGAAG CCGTTGGTGTTTGGTGCCATGATCCACAGGGACGAGGCCTTTGACGCCATCTTCACACAGTATACGAAGAAAGTGACCATGACCACAGCCACCAACCCTGAGACCTAA
- the LOC120066128 gene encoding GRAM domain-containing protein 4-like isoform X1, translated as MLKRLDKIRFRGQRTDVFLDLGDSPNTSDTECSEEILMKPRPSLEMKDTEEVQDPAGPGTLTMPAAAIQDYQRTETDRLNDLKGHLEIALLEKHFLQEELRKLREETNIDTLKQELEKERSKRLDLEQKLNLEVIKMGPEDSPSQRPRETPPPPTANGTDKQKETMYSWLQAWLYNRFGAYIGDFRFQPEENTVEPEEPLSAKRLTENMRRLKRGAKPVINFKRNLFALSSWQSVYTSAFAFIIYMNAAWHGWAIPMFIFLAILRLSLNYLISRGWRIQWSIVPGVSQPVEPPKEDLTVSEKFQLVLDVAQKAQNLFGKMADVLEKIKNLFMWVHPEFTRKLYVGLWVALICSCLIPYKLMGFMIGLYAGIKFFIIDFMFRSCPKLRDKYDTPHIIWTNLPTDPQLKERGGAALSRRLSGCEKIHPMVAHGSLGTALPCGISLEEQTGRAYNTKKGAFHEVFNLSGDERPLAVCENGWRCCLINRDRKSPTDYIRNGVLFVTENYLCFEGSSCRSNSSRKNKVIKLIDITDIQKYKVLSVLPGSGMGISIATPSTQKPLVFGAMIHRDEAFDAIFTQYTKKVTMTTATNPET; from the exons ATGCTTAAGCGGTTGGACAAAATCCGGTTCCGAGGTCAGCGGACAGATGTGTTTCTGGATCTGGGCGACTCGCCCAACACTTCTGACACTGAATGTAGCGAAGAGATTCTGATGAAGCCTCGGCCCTCACTTGAAATGAAAGACACTGAAGAAGTGCAAGACCCT GCTGGTCCAGGGACACTTACTATGCCTGCTGCAGCCATCCAGGACTACCAGAGGACTGAGACAGATCGACTCAACGACTTGAAAGGCCACCTGGAAATTGCCTTACTGGAAAAGCATTTTCTAC AGGAAGAGTTGAGGAAACTTCGAGAAGAAACCAACATAGACACTCTGAAACAGGAGTTGGAGAAAGAGAGATCGAAGAGGCTGGACTTGGAACAGAAACTGAACTTGGAAGTTATCAAAATGGG ACCGGAAGATTCCCCATCACAGCGACCCAGAGAAACACCTCCACCTCCCACTGCCAACGGTACAG ACAAGCAGAAGGAGACCATGTACTCATGGCTGCAGGCGTGGCTATACAACCGGTTTGGAGCGTACATCGGGGACTTCCGTTTCCAGCCGGAGGAGAACACAGTGGAGCCAGAGGAGCCGCTAAGCGCTAAGAG ATTGACTGAAAACATGAGAAGACTCA AGCGAGGTGCCAAACCTGTCATAAACTTTAAGAGGAACCTTTTTGCCTTATCCAGCTGGCAATCAGTGTATACGTCAGCCTTCGCCTTCATt ATCTATATGAATGCAGCGTGGCACGGTTGGGCCATCCCCATGTTTATCTTCCTAGCCATTCTAAGGTTGTCCTTGAATTACCTAATTTCCAG AGGTTGGAGGATCCAGTGGAGTATTGTGCCCGGGGTCTCTCAACCTGTG GAACCACCAAAGGAGGATCTGACTGTTTCAGAGAAGTTCCAGTTAGTTCTTGATGTAGCTCAAAAAGCACAG AATCTTTTTGGAAAGATGGCAGATGTCTTGGAGAAAATAAagaa CCTGTTCATGTGGGTGCATCCTGAGTTTACTCGGAAGCTTTACGTTGGTCTATGGGTGGCCTTGATCTGCTCCTGTCTCATCCCCTACAAGCTCATGGGCTTTATGATTG GGCTGTATGCGGGGATCAAGTTCTTCATCATCGACTTCATGTTTAGGAGCTGTCCCAAGCTAAGGGACAAGTATGACACGCCCCACATCATCTGGACCAACCTGCCCACTGACCCCCAGCTGAAGGAGCGCGGGGGCGCGGCATTGTCCAGACGG ctctctgGGTGTGAAAAG ATCCATCCGATGGTAGCTCATGGCAGTCTAGGAACAGCCTTACCATGTGGTATCAGTCTAGAGGAACAGACTGGCAGGGCCTACAATACTAAGAAGGGGGCTTTCCACGAGGTCTTCAATCTTTCCGGGGATGAGCGCCCCCTAGCAG TGTGTGAGAATGGCTGGCGATGCTGCTTGATCAACAGGGACAGGAAGAGTCCCACAGACTACATCCGTAATGGTGTGCTCTTTGTCACTGAAAA TTACCTTTGCTTTGAAGGCTCAAGCTGCAGGTCAAATTCCTCTAGAAAGAACAAAGTCATCAAACTGATTGACATCACTGATATTCAGAAG TACAAAGTCTTGTCTGTATTACCTGGATCTGGAATGGGAATCTCCATAGCAACACCGTCCACCCAGAAG CCGTTGGTGTTTGGTGCCATGATCCACAGGGACGAGGCCTTTGACGCCATCTTCACACAGTATACGAAGAAAGTGACCATGACCACAGCCACCAACCCTGAGACCTAA
- the LOC120066128 gene encoding GRAM domain-containing protein 4-like isoform X3 has protein sequence MLKRLDKIRFRGQRTDVFLDLGDSPNTSDTECSEEILMKPRPSLEMKDTEEVQDPAGPGTLTMPAAAIQDYQRTETDRLNDLKGHLEIALLEKHFLQEELRKLREETNIDTLKQELEKERSKRLDLEQKLNLEVIKMGPEDSPSQRPRETPPPPTANGTDKQKETMYSWLQAWLYNRFGAYIGDFRFQPEENTVEPEEPLSAKRLTENMRRLKRGAKPVINFKRNLFALSSWQSVYTSAFAFIIYMNAAWHGWAIPMFIFLAILRGWRIQWSIVPGVSQPVEPPKEDLTVSEKFQLVLDVAQKAQNLFGKMADVLEKIKNLFMWVHPEFTRKLYVGLWVALICSCLIPYKLMGFMIGLYAGIKFFIIDFMFRSCPKLRDKYDTPHIIWTNLPTDPQLKERGGAALSRRLSGCEKIHPMVAHGSLGTALPCGISLEEQTGRAYNTKKGAFHEVFNLSGDERPLAVCENGWRCCLINRDRKSPTDYIRNGVLFVTENYLCFEGSSCRSNSSRKNKVIKLIDITDIQKYKVLSVLPGSGMGISIATPSTQKPLVFGAMIHRDEAFDAIFTQYTKKVTMTTATNPET, from the exons ATGCTTAAGCGGTTGGACAAAATCCGGTTCCGAGGTCAGCGGACAGATGTGTTTCTGGATCTGGGCGACTCGCCCAACACTTCTGACACTGAATGTAGCGAAGAGATTCTGATGAAGCCTCGGCCCTCACTTGAAATGAAAGACACTGAAGAAGTGCAAGACCCT GCTGGTCCAGGGACACTTACTATGCCTGCTGCAGCCATCCAGGACTACCAGAGGACTGAGACAGATCGACTCAACGACTTGAAAGGCCACCTGGAAATTGCCTTACTGGAAAAGCATTTTCTAC AGGAAGAGTTGAGGAAACTTCGAGAAGAAACCAACATAGACACTCTGAAACAGGAGTTGGAGAAAGAGAGATCGAAGAGGCTGGACTTGGAACAGAAACTGAACTTGGAAGTTATCAAAATGGG ACCGGAAGATTCCCCATCACAGCGACCCAGAGAAACACCTCCACCTCCCACTGCCAACGGTACAG ACAAGCAGAAGGAGACCATGTACTCATGGCTGCAGGCGTGGCTATACAACCGGTTTGGAGCGTACATCGGGGACTTCCGTTTCCAGCCGGAGGAGAACACAGTGGAGCCAGAGGAGCCGCTAAGCGCTAAGAG ATTGACTGAAAACATGAGAAGACTCA AGCGAGGTGCCAAACCTGTCATAAACTTTAAGAGGAACCTTTTTGCCTTATCCAGCTGGCAATCAGTGTATACGTCAGCCTTCGCCTTCATt ATCTATATGAATGCAGCGTGGCACGGTTGGGCCATCCCCATGTTTATCTTCCTAGCCATTCTAAG AGGTTGGAGGATCCAGTGGAGTATTGTGCCCGGGGTCTCTCAACCTGTG GAACCACCAAAGGAGGATCTGACTGTTTCAGAGAAGTTCCAGTTAGTTCTTGATGTAGCTCAAAAAGCACAG AATCTTTTTGGAAAGATGGCAGATGTCTTGGAGAAAATAAagaa CCTGTTCATGTGGGTGCATCCTGAGTTTACTCGGAAGCTTTACGTTGGTCTATGGGTGGCCTTGATCTGCTCCTGTCTCATCCCCTACAAGCTCATGGGCTTTATGATTG GGCTGTATGCGGGGATCAAGTTCTTCATCATCGACTTCATGTTTAGGAGCTGTCCCAAGCTAAGGGACAAGTATGACACGCCCCACATCATCTGGACCAACCTGCCCACTGACCCCCAGCTGAAGGAGCGCGGGGGCGCGGCATTGTCCAGACGG ctctctgGGTGTGAAAAG ATCCATCCGATGGTAGCTCATGGCAGTCTAGGAACAGCCTTACCATGTGGTATCAGTCTAGAGGAACAGACTGGCAGGGCCTACAATACTAAGAAGGGGGCTTTCCACGAGGTCTTCAATCTTTCCGGGGATGAGCGCCCCCTAGCAG TGTGTGAGAATGGCTGGCGATGCTGCTTGATCAACAGGGACAGGAAGAGTCCCACAGACTACATCCGTAATGGTGTGCTCTTTGTCACTGAAAA TTACCTTTGCTTTGAAGGCTCAAGCTGCAGGTCAAATTCCTCTAGAAAGAACAAAGTCATCAAACTGATTGACATCACTGATATTCAGAAG TACAAAGTCTTGTCTGTATTACCTGGATCTGGAATGGGAATCTCCATAGCAACACCGTCCACCCAGAAG CCGTTGGTGTTTGGTGCCATGATCCACAGGGACGAGGCCTTTGACGCCATCTTCACACAGTATACGAAGAAAGTGACCATGACCACAGCCACCAACCCTGAGACCTAA
- the LOC120066128 gene encoding GRAM domain-containing protein 4-like isoform X4: protein MLKRLDKIRFRGQRTDVFLDLGDSPNTSDTECSEEILMKPRPSLEMKDTEEVQDPAGPGTLTMPAAAIQDYQRTETDRLNDLKGHLEIALLEKHFLQEELRKLREETNIDTLKQELEKERSKRLDLEQKLNLEVIKMGPEDSPSQRPRETPPPPTANGTDKQKETMYSWLQAWLYNRFGAYIGDFRFQPEENTVEPEEPLSAKRGWRIQWSIVPGVSQPVEPPKEDLTVSEKFQLVLDVAQKAQNLFGKMADVLEKIKNLFMWVHPEFTRKLYVGLWVALICSCLIPYKLMGFMIGLYAGIKFFIIDFMFRSCPKLRDKYDTPHIIWTNLPTDPQLKERGGAALSRRLSGCEKIHPMVAHGSLGTALPCGISLEEQTGRAYNTKKGAFHEVFNLSGDERPLAVCENGWRCCLINRDRKSPTDYIRNGVLFVTENYLCFEGSSCRSNSSRKNKVIKLIDITDIQKYKVLSVLPGSGMGISIATPSTQKPLVFGAMIHRDEAFDAIFTQYTKKVTMTTATNPET from the exons ATGCTTAAGCGGTTGGACAAAATCCGGTTCCGAGGTCAGCGGACAGATGTGTTTCTGGATCTGGGCGACTCGCCCAACACTTCTGACACTGAATGTAGCGAAGAGATTCTGATGAAGCCTCGGCCCTCACTTGAAATGAAAGACACTGAAGAAGTGCAAGACCCT GCTGGTCCAGGGACACTTACTATGCCTGCTGCAGCCATCCAGGACTACCAGAGGACTGAGACAGATCGACTCAACGACTTGAAAGGCCACCTGGAAATTGCCTTACTGGAAAAGCATTTTCTAC AGGAAGAGTTGAGGAAACTTCGAGAAGAAACCAACATAGACACTCTGAAACAGGAGTTGGAGAAAGAGAGATCGAAGAGGCTGGACTTGGAACAGAAACTGAACTTGGAAGTTATCAAAATGGG ACCGGAAGATTCCCCATCACAGCGACCCAGAGAAACACCTCCACCTCCCACTGCCAACGGTACAG ACAAGCAGAAGGAGACCATGTACTCATGGCTGCAGGCGTGGCTATACAACCGGTTTGGAGCGTACATCGGGGACTTCCGTTTCCAGCCGGAGGAGAACACAGTGGAGCCAGAGGAGCCGCTAAGCGCTAAGAG AGGTTGGAGGATCCAGTGGAGTATTGTGCCCGGGGTCTCTCAACCTGTG GAACCACCAAAGGAGGATCTGACTGTTTCAGAGAAGTTCCAGTTAGTTCTTGATGTAGCTCAAAAAGCACAG AATCTTTTTGGAAAGATGGCAGATGTCTTGGAGAAAATAAagaa CCTGTTCATGTGGGTGCATCCTGAGTTTACTCGGAAGCTTTACGTTGGTCTATGGGTGGCCTTGATCTGCTCCTGTCTCATCCCCTACAAGCTCATGGGCTTTATGATTG GGCTGTATGCGGGGATCAAGTTCTTCATCATCGACTTCATGTTTAGGAGCTGTCCCAAGCTAAGGGACAAGTATGACACGCCCCACATCATCTGGACCAACCTGCCCACTGACCCCCAGCTGAAGGAGCGCGGGGGCGCGGCATTGTCCAGACGG ctctctgGGTGTGAAAAG ATCCATCCGATGGTAGCTCATGGCAGTCTAGGAACAGCCTTACCATGTGGTATCAGTCTAGAGGAACAGACTGGCAGGGCCTACAATACTAAGAAGGGGGCTTTCCACGAGGTCTTCAATCTTTCCGGGGATGAGCGCCCCCTAGCAG TGTGTGAGAATGGCTGGCGATGCTGCTTGATCAACAGGGACAGGAAGAGTCCCACAGACTACATCCGTAATGGTGTGCTCTTTGTCACTGAAAA TTACCTTTGCTTTGAAGGCTCAAGCTGCAGGTCAAATTCCTCTAGAAAGAACAAAGTCATCAAACTGATTGACATCACTGATATTCAGAAG TACAAAGTCTTGTCTGTATTACCTGGATCTGGAATGGGAATCTCCATAGCAACACCGTCCACCCAGAAG CCGTTGGTGTTTGGTGCCATGATCCACAGGGACGAGGCCTTTGACGCCATCTTCACACAGTATACGAAGAAAGTGACCATGACCACAGCCACCAACCCTGAGACCTAA